A region of the Bradysia coprophila strain Holo2 unplaced genomic scaffold, BU_Bcop_v1 contig_232, whole genome shotgun sequence genome:
gacttttgtagcttcaccaccagccaagacgcaaacatgaaaattaaacgactgcggttttggactattgggaccaagggctatctgggcataaGAACAAACCGTCgcaaaaaaatagctccgacggagcctggtccactttcaaaaaagtcCCTCAAATTAGTGAAAGtataaaagtataaatttgaaaaaagtaaGTGTAAATAACGCTAAAACCTTGAATAGTTTGTAATAAGGACGCATGTCTGATACAATGTTAAGGGTGATTTAAATacatgttaaatcaaatagttCTACTCGAGACTCTCGAGCCGAGAGGCGGCGtggaaccacaaaaatatatgttaagCCAGTTGGAACGATCATGAGCTACGACACCACCTTTTTATTGGAGTTCTTTgcgttaaataataaaaattttgatttccgtccatgaaatttgcaaaaaaaaataaggaaaataaggaaataaagAGGTGTGAGAGGCCTGGAGGAGCAATGGACCCTAGttgtgggtgataacttatcccactcGGAGGTTTCtccagattgtgtaaatttgtgtaatctgcacaggtttctccaagtgggctagattttcaaaaaagcttTTGGTTCAGGGAAATCATACAAAAACTAATACCTTTCCACCTGAATGTagactacaaatttgcaaagtgtCCATTGCTCTTATCGGGGTGAAATAGTAACACTCACGCCTGTGGTAATGGCAAAACtgtagttttgtttgtataagtgACCAGCttcaaaacagctgaagcatgTTCGGGCTCACGGTCTATCCCAATTTCTCAGACATCtaatttttatgttgaaagaaaattaatttaaaaaaaaacgaaaacaaaaactgaaaCAACTCAATTCTTGCTATTATATTTTAAACAAGGCAAATTGTCTGTAAACCAAATCCGAATTAACCAATCAATAAAAACTCAATCAATCGTCGATGCTTTCGAACACTTCACAAAAGTACACACTACAATAATACTTTCGATTTAATTTGGCTACAAGACTATCAATCATAACTTAAGTGGCTCAGTCATTATTAAATAAGAATTAAACCATTGCCTCATaaccgaaatctatttttgtttcttaaatCGTGTAGATCGTTGTACTTATTTACAATCGGCGTAATGGCGATATTGGGTATTAATTTGTTCATCGGGGTCACCATGTTTGCACATTACCATGATTGTGACCCTGTAAAGGCCGGGGTTAGTGTTACACTTTTCATTggattttaatcgaaaaataactatttctcgTCTTACGTTTACCAGATTGTCGAAAAGTATGACAAAATGGTACCACACTTTGTCCAAGATATTGTCGGCCATATTAAGGGGATGCCCGGAATATTCATTTCTTGTGTTTTCAGTGCATCACTAAGGTAATCACATAATTTATTGATGGTATATGATATCGGTGTTTTGGCAATTAATTCGATTCGATTGTAGCTCGATATCAGCAACGTTGAATTCAATGGCTGGAATAATTTATTCCGATTACATTAAACCGTTGCGATTGTTCAAGCACAGTGACTCTACAGCTAATCTAACAATGAAATTCACTATTGTCGTTCTCGGAATATTTTGTGTCTTAGCAGGATTTGTTGTCGAGCAGGTGGAATCCATTTTTCAAGTAATCAACACCATAGTGGGCATGACCTGTGGAGCCGTTTTCGGGGTTTTTTGTTTGGGAATGTTATATCCGAGGGCCAATTCTAAGGTAGACTATGACACTACATGTTCTGTAGAGATTTTGTTAAGTGCACTGACCTCTGGGCACATTTATTTTAGGCCGCCCTCTGGTCGACTATAATTAGCATGGCTTGCCTTTGTTGGATCATTACGGGATCTCAAGTATTGGTAAGCAGTGGAGAACTTAGCTACACACCATTGGAAACACGGATCGATGGATGTGATGCCAGAAACATTTCcgttattttcaaaaatcaatccACTGTCGACATTGCCGATGAACAGTAAGTTTCGATAGTAGTACTAACCATCACAAGTTCTTTAAAAGTTAATTCAAAATCTCAAAATTAGCACGAGCGAGGCAGCAACAGTCCTTGAAAATTTACTACCCAAAAATGAAGACAaaccattttccatttatcgCATCAGTTTTCCATGGTACCCATTCATTGGTGCGTTTATAGTGTGGATCGTTGGCATTCCTCTGAGTCATGTCATCGGTTCTGCGGATGATTTAGATCAATTGAATCCGGATCTGATTGCGCCGTTGTCAAGATTGCTAATACCGAAACGACTGTTGCATGTTGAACTGCCATTGAGTACTGTTCAGTTTAACGATGTTAATGCCAACGAAAAAGACCCGAAAGgttcaaaattgttgaatggaAATAATGAATGGACATGGTCACCTGCTGGTCAGGAGGACGAAAAGCAGTGATCGAAGTTGAGTGTTTCGTTGAATCGGAGACAAGTGAggtaaactttttatttgagagagtGTACAAACGTGTAATATGTGACGAAATAAAAGACAATTTGAAGATATTATGTCA
Encoded here:
- the LOC119076788 gene encoding sodium-coupled monocarboxylate transporter 2-like isoform X1 encodes the protein MESELNNGHYFGAVDYGVFGFMLFVSASIGIYFGFFDKREQTTEEYLLGGRQMKTIPIAISLIASQLSAISIMTLPAEIYSFGSSVTLIVLVQVVVMLIINFIFIPIFYNNNIDNCNAYLEMRFSKSVRTIVTISYILTSLLMLPIGSFIPSIAFSAVTGGNIHVINASVSAVCVFYTMLGGIKAVVWTDVIQAGVMLFSLIFILIMSVTKVGDVAEVLDRAIEGNRLHMYKTDFDLTTRQTLWNCVLGFIVMWGGYVGLNQSCVQRIVALPSLHHARRSLYLFTIGVMAILGINLFIGVTMFAHYHDCDPVKAGIVEKYDKMVPHFVQDIVGHIKGMPGIFISCVFSASLSSISATLNSMAGIIYSDYIKPLRLFKHSDSTANLTMKFTIVVLGIFCVLAGFVVEQVESIFQVINTIVGMTCGAVFGVFCLGMLYPRANSKAALWSTIISMACLCWIITGSQVLVSSGELSYTPLETRIDGCDARNISVIFKNQSTVDIADEHTSEAATVLENLLPKNEDKPFSIYRISFPWYPFIGAFIVWIVGIPLSHVIGSADDLDQLNPDLIAPLSRLLIPKRLLHVELPLSTVQFNDVNANEKDPKGSKLLNGNNEWTWSPAGQEDEKQ